From Camelus dromedarius isolate mCamDro1 chromosome 12, mCamDro1.pat, whole genome shotgun sequence, the proteins below share one genomic window:
- the LOC105097922 gene encoding olfactory receptor 52B2: protein MTHTNFTIFHPAVFVLLGIPGLEAYHIWLSLPLCLMYITAVLGNSILIVVIIMERNLHEPMYVFLSMLAITDILLSTTTVPKALAIFWLHAHDIAFDTCVTQVFFVHMMFVGESAILLAMAFDCFVAICTPLHYATMLTWPVVGRIALAIVTRSFCIIFPVIFLLTRLPFCRTNIIPHSYCEHIGVARLACADITINIWYGFSVPIVMVILDVILIAVSYSLILRAVFHLPSQDARHKALSTCGSHLCVILMFYVPSFFTLLTHRFGRNIPQHVHIVLANLYVVVPPMLNPIVYGVKTKQIREGVAHRFFNIKAWCCAPALG from the coding sequence ATGACTCACACCAACTTTACCATCTTCCACCCTGCAGTTTTTGTCTTACTGGGCATCCCTGGGTTGGAGGCTTATCACATTTGGCTGTCACTACCCCTCTGCCTCATGTATATCACTGCAGTCCTGGGGAACAGCATCCTGATCGTGGTCATCATCATGGAACGTAACCTTCATGAGCCCATGTACGTCTTCCTCTCCATGCTGGCCATCACCGACATCCTGCTGTCCACCACTACTGTCCCCAAGGCCCTAGCCATCTTTTGGCTCCATGCTCATGACATTGCCTTTGATACCTGCGTCACCCAAGTTTTCTTTGTTCACATGATGTTTGTGGGGGAGTCAGCCATCCTGTTAGCCATGGCCTTTGACTGCTTTGTGGCCATTTGTACCCCCCTGCATTATGCAACAATGCTAACGTGGCCTGTTGTGGGAAGGATTGCTCTGGCCATTGTCACCCGAAGTTTCTGCATCATCTTCCCAGTGATCTTCTTGCTAACGCGGTTGCCTTTCTGCCGGACCAACATCATCCCCCATTCTTACTGCGAGCATATTGGAGTGGCCCGCTTGGCCTGTGCTGACATTACCATTAACATCTGGTATGGCTTCTCAGTGCCCATCGTCATGGTCATCTTGGATGTGATCCTCATCGCTGTGTCTTACTCACTGATCCTCCGAGCAGTGTTCCATTTGCCCTCCCAGGATGCCCGGCACAAGGCCCTCAGCACTTGTGGTTCTCACCTTTGTGTCATCCTCATGTTTTATGTTCCATCCTTCTTTACATTATTGACCCATCGCTTTGGACGGAACATACCTCAGCATGTCCATATTGTGCTGGCCAATCTTTATGTGGTGGTGCCGCCAATGCTCAACCCCATTGTCTATGGTGTGAAGACTAAGCAGATCCGGGAGGGGGTCGCCCACCGGTTCTTTAACATCAAGGCTTGGTGTTGTGCTCCTGCTCTGGGCTAA